From Streptomyces sp. CMB-StM0423, a single genomic window includes:
- the gatA gene encoding Asp-tRNA(Asn)/Glu-tRNA(Gln) amidotransferase subunit GatA: MTVADSSGIIRQTAAGTAAQIAAGDVSAVEVAEAHLARIDAVDEKVHAFLHVDREGALAAARAVDARRERGEELGPLAGVPLALKDIFTTEGVPTTAGSKMLQGWVPPYDATVTRRLKEAGVVILGKTNMDEFAMGSSTENSAYGHTGNPWDLTRIPGGSGGGSSAAVTAYMAALAIGTDTGGSIRQPASVTGTVGVKPTYGGVSRYGMIAFSSSLDQGGPCARTVLDAALLHEVLAGHDPMDSTSIDAPVPAVVEAARHGSVAGMRVGVVKEFRGEGYQPGVMQRFDEAVELLRELGAEVVEVSCPAFDKALAAYYLIAPAEVSSNLARYDGLRYGLRAGDDGTHSAEEVTSLTRAAGFGPEVKRRIMLGTYALSSGYYDAYYGSAQKVRTLITRDFERAYEQVDVLVSPTTPTTAFPIGERVDDPMAMYLADLCTIPSNLAGNAAMSLPCGLAPEDGLPVGLQIIAPAMADDRLYKVGAAVEAAFTDRWGHPLLEEAPAL; this comes from the coding sequence GTGACCGTGGCGGACAGCTCGGGAATCATCAGGCAGACCGCGGCCGGGACCGCCGCGCAGATCGCCGCCGGCGACGTCAGCGCCGTCGAGGTGGCGGAGGCCCATCTCGCCCGCATCGACGCCGTGGACGAGAAGGTGCACGCCTTCCTGCACGTCGACCGCGAGGGCGCGCTCGCGGCGGCGCGCGCCGTCGACGCCCGGCGCGAGCGCGGCGAGGAGCTCGGCCCGCTGGCCGGCGTGCCGCTGGCGCTCAAGGACATCTTCACCACCGAGGGGGTGCCCACCACCGCGGGGTCGAAGATGCTCCAGGGCTGGGTCCCGCCGTACGACGCGACCGTGACCCGGCGGCTGAAGGAAGCCGGCGTCGTCATCCTCGGCAAGACCAACATGGACGAGTTCGCGATGGGCTCCTCCACCGAGAACAGCGCCTACGGCCACACCGGCAACCCCTGGGACCTCACCCGGATCCCCGGCGGCTCCGGCGGCGGCTCGTCGGCCGCCGTCACCGCGTACATGGCGGCGCTGGCCATCGGCACCGACACCGGCGGCTCCATCCGCCAGCCCGCGTCCGTCACCGGCACCGTCGGCGTCAAGCCGACCTACGGCGGCGTCTCGCGGTACGGGATGATCGCGTTCTCCTCCAGCCTCGACCAGGGCGGCCCGTGCGCCCGTACGGTGCTGGACGCGGCGCTGCTGCACGAGGTGCTGGCCGGCCACGACCCGATGGACTCCACCTCCATCGACGCCCCCGTCCCGGCCGTCGTCGAGGCCGCGCGCCACGGCTCGGTGGCCGGGATGCGCGTCGGCGTGGTCAAGGAGTTCCGCGGCGAGGGCTACCAGCCGGGCGTCATGCAGCGCTTCGACGAGGCCGTCGAGCTGCTGCGCGAGCTGGGCGCCGAGGTCGTGGAGGTGTCCTGCCCGGCGTTCGACAAGGCGCTCGCGGCGTACTACCTGATCGCGCCCGCCGAGGTCTCCTCGAACCTCGCCCGCTACGACGGCCTGCGCTACGGCCTGCGGGCGGGCGACGACGGCACGCACTCCGCCGAGGAGGTCACCTCGCTGACCCGGGCGGCGGGCTTCGGCCCCGAGGTCAAGCGCCGCATCATGCTCGGCACGTACGCGCTCAGCTCCGGCTACTACGACGCCTACTACGGCTCGGCGCAGAAGGTCCGCACCCTCATCACCCGCGACTTCGAGCGCGCCTACGAGCAGGTCGACGTGCTCGTCTCGCCGACCACCCCGACGACCGCGTTCCCGATCGGCGAGCGGGTCGACGACCCGATGGCGATGTACCTCGCCGACCTGTGCACCATCCCGTCCAACCTGGCCGGCAACGCCGCCATGTCGCTGCCCTGCGGCCTCGCGCCGGAGGACGGGCTCCCGGTGGGGCTGCAGATCATCGCCCCCGCCATGGCCGACGACCGGCTCTACAAGGTCGGTGCCGCGGTGGAGGCCGCGTTCACCGACCGGTGGGGCCACCCCCTGCTGGAGGAGGCACCCGCCCTATGA
- the gatC gene encoding Asp-tRNA(Asn)/Glu-tRNA(Gln) amidotransferase subunit GatC, producing MPGITREEVAHLARLARLELSGEELDHFAGQLDAIIGAVARVADVAGEDVPPTSHPLPLTNVMRPDAVRPSLTAQQALSGAPAQEQQRFKVPQILGEE from the coding sequence ATGCCTGGCATCACGCGCGAGGAGGTCGCCCACCTCGCCCGGCTGGCGCGCCTGGAGCTGAGCGGCGAGGAGCTGGACCACTTCGCCGGCCAGCTCGACGCCATCATCGGCGCGGTCGCCCGCGTCGCCGATGTGGCCGGCGAGGACGTACCGCCGACCAGCCACCCGCTGCCCCTGACGAACGTCATGCGCCCGGACGCCGTCCGGCCGAGCCTGACCGCGCAGCAGGCGCTCTCCGGCGCGCCCGCGCAGGAGCAGCAGCGTTTCAAGGTGCCGCAGATCCTGGGGGAGGAGTGA